A segment of the Streptomyces sp. P9-A2 genome:
CCGCCTTGCGCTGCAGTACGGTGGCGAGCGCGCTACTGAACGCGGCGCCCAGGGCGAACAGGACCGGCAGCAGCATGTCCACGGTGTGGGTCCTCCGGGATGACGGGACGGCCCGCCCCCGGGCCCTGCCATGGTGCCCCGCGTTCTCCCTCCTTCTCGCGAACACACGGGGGCGTGTCGCGGCCCGTACGGTGGCGGCCGTTTGCTCGGTGACCGCTCCGGGCCCCGGCGGATGCCGGGCAGGCGGGCGCGGATGTCACCGCGGCCCCCGCGCTCACGTCCCCGGCGGTACCGGTCGCCTCAGGAGGTAGACGGTCGCGGTCACGACCAGGACGATCATGCACGCGATGAACACCAGCCCCGCGTCCTGCAGGCCGAGAGGGCCCGTCAGTAAGCCCACGCCGATCACCGGCACCGAGATGCCCGCGTAGGCCACCACGAACAGCATGGAGATGACACCCGCCCGCTCCCCCGCCGGAGACACCTCGGCCAGTGCGGACAGCGCGCCGCGGAACGCCAGCCCCTGCCCGGCGCCGCCGACGATCGCGCTCAGCACCACCAGCGCGAGCAGGTCCCAGTGCAGCGCGCCGGCGAGCAGCGCCAGTCCGGCGAGAAGGCCGGCACAGCCCCATGGCAGGGACCGTGCCGCCCCGACCCGGCCGACGGCCAGTTGCCCGGCGGTCGAGGCGAAGAACGCCAGCGCGACGACCAGCCCGATCAGGGCGCGGTTCTGCACGTTCAGGAACTGCGCGAGGAACGCCGGGCTGACCGACGTGAACACCCCGAACAGCGCGAAACCCACGAACGAGGCGATCGCCGCCGGCCCGAACACCGCCCGCACCTGCGGAGGCAGGCCGGGCCGTCGAGGCCGTACGGTGCTCAGCGGGCGTCGCTCCCGTACGGTCTCCGGAAGTCTCAGCAGGACAACGACCGAGCCGGCCACCAGGACCAGGTGCACGACGAACGGCAGGTACAGCGGCCCGGCCGCGTACTGGGACAGGACTCCCGCGAGCAGCGGTCCGCATCCCAGCCCGCCCATGTTGGCGGCGGTCGCGACGAATGTGGCGCGAGAGGCGCCGCCGGGCGGCGCCAGCTCCATCACGAACGCCGTGGCGGCCCCGGTGAACAGCCCGGCGGACAGTCCCGACAGCAGCCGCCCCGCGTACAGCCACCCCAGGTCGGCGGCGCTGAGGAAACAGACGGCGCTCAGGGCCGCGAATCCCAGACCCCACAGCAGCACCGGGCGCCTGCCCACCACGTCCGAGACGTTCCCCGCCAGCAGCAGGACACCGATGACACCGAAGGCGTACACGGCGTACACGACGGTGACGGTCAGCTCGGAGAACCCGAACTTCTCCTGGTAGAGACCGTAGAGAGGGGTCGGCAGCGTGGTACCGACCATGCACACGGCGAACACCGCACCGCCGAGCACACACGCGCGCCACCCCGGGCGATCACCGGCCATGCCGACGACGGTAGCCCCGTGTGCGCCGCGGTCCCGCCCGGCACGCCAACCGGCCGGGAGAACCCGGAAAGCACCGGGCGCCGTCCCCGGCCGTGTCATGGGGGCCGTGTCATGGGGCCGTGTCATGGGGCCGTGTCATGGGGCTGTGTCATGGGGAGAACCACGCGGTACCCGTGGGCGCGGATACTCATGTGCCGGAACGCGTCGGCACGCGAAACTGGCGAGCAGGATTCCCGTGTCGAAAGGCCGACCATGCTCAGCCGTGCCGCCGCCGCCCTGCTGCCCTTCTTCGGACGCCTCACCGTCACCCGCGAGGCGGACGGACCGTACCCCGTGGGCAGTGTCTTCGTCGCCAACCACGACTCGGTGGCCGATCCCGCGGTCGTCCTGGCCGCCCTGCGGTCCGTGGACGTGATGCCGGCGATCCTGGTGACGGCGGGTCTCTGGCGCGTGCCGCTGCTGGGCCGGGCGTTGACACGGGAAGGGCACATTCCCGTCCACCGGGGATCGGCCCGGGCATCGGAGGCACTCGCTGCCGCGGCCGGAGCACTCGGGGCGGGGCGTCATGTACTCATCTACGCCGAAGGAGGTCTCCCCCTGCACCAGGACGCGAGGTGCGCCGCACCCCTGCCCTTCCGCACCGGTCTCGCACGACTGGTGGTCGCGACCCACGCGCCGGTGGTCCCCGTCGGTCAGGTGGGGGCCCGGCGCCTCTGCTCGGGAACGGTCGCGAAGCAACTGGCCGGTGTGCTCACGGCCCCGGCGCGCCGCCCGCGGTTCCACGTGCACATCGGCGGTCCGGTGCGTCTGCCGGCGGAGACGGCGCGCGGTACGTCGGTCGCGCACGGTGCGGTCAGTGCCGCCTGGCGGCGAGCGGCACACGCCGTCGGTGAGCCGGTCCGCACTCCCGGGCCCCATGGAGAAGGGCGGTGACCCCTCGGTCGTCCAGGTCACCCGGCGGCGGCCAGGCGACGCCGGAGGGTACCAGCAAGGGCGTCGAGCTGGTGGACCAGCCGGGCCGTACCGTCGCAGGGCACCGGCCCGACCGCATCGACGTAACGCGCCCCGCGAGACGGCGGCGTGACTCATCCGCTCCACCTCGCGCCTCGCAACACCTCACGGCAGGAAGTACTCCGACATCAGGCGGCTGACCCATTCCGGCTGTTCGATGTCGGCCGGGCGGAACTCCTCCATCGTCGGCTTGAGGTCGATGACCGGGGTGCCGGAGACCGCGTCGAGGCCCACCACGGTCAGCTCGCGACCATGGACGGACTCGATGGCGCAGGACGTCACCCCGATGCGGTTGGGCCTGCGGGGTCCTCGGCCGGCGAAGACGCCGACCGGCGGGAGGTCGGGGCGGCCCCGGTAGGGGCGGGGTTCGCGGTAGTCGTCCTGTTCCGGGAACTGGTCGAAGACGAACAGCACCTCCACGTGGGAGAAGCCTTCCAGCCCCTGGAGGCAGGCATCGCCGAAGCGCTCGTAGACGGTGATGGTGCTGCGGACGGCACCCCAGTTGTCCGTCTGCCGGACATCCGTCCGGTTGTTCCGGACCGTACCGATCGGCGTGATCTCGAAGCTCGGCATGCCGAGAGGCTATCCCCGCCGCCCCCACACCGGCACCGGGAACGAGTACGAACCGTGAGCGGCGCGGGCCGCCTCGGGGTTGTCGTCGGCCGGCGGGGAGACCTACGGATCTTCACCTGCCCCGCCGACCACCGTCACGCCTTCCGGGTGGACCTGCACTGATGAGCTGGAGCTCATCACCCGCGCTCCGGCCCATCCGACAGGCCCTGTCGCTCCGCCGCCTCTGTGAAGCGGTTCAACCCGAGCGCGGCGAGCAGGCGCAGCTTCCCGTGGCCCTCGGACCGGGGCGGCGCGGTGAGGACGAGGAGTGTCTGGGACTGGTCCTCGGTGAACAGCGCCTGGCAGTCCACCTCGATCGCGCCGACCTCGGGGTGGATCAACGTCTTGTGGTCCTCGAACCGCTGTGCGACCTCGTGCCGGTCCCACAGGCCGGCGAACTCCCCGCTCGCCTTCTGCAAACTCCCCACGAGGTCGCCTGCCCGCGACCGCGGGCCGCGCAGGCCGTAGGCGGCGCGCAGGTTCGCGACCTGGGCGCGGCTCTGCCGGTCGTGGTCGGCCTCGGGATAGACC
Coding sequences within it:
- a CDS encoding SAM-dependent methyltransferase, which encodes MPSFEITPIGTVRNNRTDVRQTDNWGAVRSTITVYERFGDACLQGLEGFSHVEVLFVFDQFPEQDDYREPRPYRGRPDLPPVGVFAGRGPRRPNRIGVTSCAIESVHGRELTVVGLDAVSGTPVIDLKPTMEEFRPADIEQPEWVSRLMSEYFLP
- a CDS encoding MFS transporter, whose amino-acid sequence is MAGDRPGWRACVLGGAVFAVCMVGTTLPTPLYGLYQEKFGFSELTVTVVYAVYAFGVIGVLLLAGNVSDVVGRRPVLLWGLGFAALSAVCFLSAADLGWLYAGRLLSGLSAGLFTGAATAFVMELAPPGGASRATFVATAANMGGLGCGPLLAGVLSQYAAGPLYLPFVVHLVLVAGSVVVLLRLPETVRERRPLSTVRPRRPGLPPQVRAVFGPAAIASFVGFALFGVFTSVSPAFLAQFLNVQNRALIGLVVALAFFASTAGQLAVGRVGAARSLPWGCAGLLAGLALLAGALHWDLLALVVLSAIVGGAGQGLAFRGALSALAEVSPAGERAGVISMLFVVAYAGISVPVIGVGLLTGPLGLQDAGLVFIACMIVLVVTATVYLLRRPVPPGT
- a CDS encoding lysophospholipid acyltransferase family protein, whose translation is MLSRAAAALLPFFGRLTVTREADGPYPVGSVFVANHDSVADPAVVLAALRSVDVMPAILVTAGLWRVPLLGRALTREGHIPVHRGSARASEALAAAAGALGAGRHVLIYAEGGLPLHQDARCAAPLPFRTGLARLVVATHAPVVPVGQVGARRLCSGTVAKQLAGVLTAPARRPRFHVHIGGPVRLPAETARGTSVAHGAVSAAWRRAAHAVGEPVRTPGPHGEGR